One Psychrobacillus glaciei genomic region harbors:
- the map gene encoding type I methionyl aminopeptidase, producing the protein MIVQTNEELEALKKIGRIVAEIRDAMRAATKPGITTKEIDEIGGKLFEQNGAISGPKGEYDFPGYTCISVNEEVAHGIPGSRVINEGDIVNIDVSGSYDGYFSDTGISFVVGDGYEEKEKLCAVAESAFNRAMLKVKAGSRLNQIGKAVAREANENGLHVIMNLTGHGIGKSLHEAPQHVLNYYDAWDPTILKEGMVLAVEPFISQKAEHIVESGDGWTFVTPDKSLVAQIEHTIVVTKEGPLLLTKID; encoded by the coding sequence ATGATTGTACAAACAAATGAAGAGTTAGAAGCATTAAAAAAAATTGGCCGGATTGTGGCGGAAATTCGAGATGCAATGCGAGCAGCTACAAAACCAGGTATTACTACGAAAGAAATCGATGAAATCGGCGGGAAGCTATTTGAACAAAATGGTGCCATTTCAGGACCTAAGGGAGAATATGATTTTCCTGGTTACACGTGCATAAGTGTAAACGAAGAAGTGGCGCATGGTATACCAGGATCACGTGTTATTAATGAAGGAGATATTGTCAACATTGATGTCTCCGGCTCATATGATGGATATTTTTCGGATACTGGTATTTCATTCGTCGTTGGAGATGGCTACGAAGAAAAAGAAAAACTATGTGCCGTAGCTGAAAGCGCATTTAATCGTGCTATGTTAAAAGTGAAGGCTGGATCTCGTTTAAATCAAATCGGGAAAGCTGTAGCTAGAGAAGCAAATGAAAATGGTTTGCATGTTATTATGAACTTAACTGGGCATGGAATAGGGAAATCGCTTCATGAAGCTCCACAGCATGTACTGAATTATTATGATGCTTGGGATCCAACGATTTTAAAAGAAGGAATGGTTCTTGCAGTAGAGCCTTTTATCTCTCAAAAAGCAGAACATATTGTAGAATCAGGAGACGGTTGGACTTTTGTAACACCAGATAAATCGCTAGTCGCTCAAATTGAGCA